Genomic DNA from Lagenorhynchus albirostris chromosome 9, mLagAlb1.1, whole genome shotgun sequence:
AGCCACTGATGGAAGCCACATTACCTGGGCATCGGACCATGAACCCCTGTCCTGTGTGGGAGCAGAAGAGTGGCCGTGTGTACCTATTCTTCATCTGTGTGCGGGGCCATGTCACTGAGCGTCGACAGATTGTGTCAGGCAGGAATGCTGCCCGCCTCTGCTTCATCTGCAGTCAGGATGCTGGCTATTCATGGAGCGAGGTGAGGGACCTGACCGAGGAGGTCATTGGCCCAGAGGTGGAGCACTGGGCCACGTTTGCTGTGGGCCCAGGTCATGGCATCCAGCTGCAGTCAGGGAGGCTGATCATCCCTGCATACGCCTACTACATCCCTTACCGGTTCTTTTGCTTTCGGCTACCATATAAAGCCAGGCCTCATTCCCTGATGATCTATAGTGATGACCTAGGAGCCACATGGCACCATGGCAGGCTTATTAAGCCCATGGTGACGGTGGAGTGCGAAGTGGCAGAGGTAACTGGGAAGGCTGGCCACGCTGTGCTGTATTGCAGTGCCCGGACACCAAACAGGTGCCGAGCGGAGGCTCTCAGCACTGACCATGGTGAATGCTTTCAGAAACCAGCTCTGAGCCAACAGCTCTGTGAGCCCCCTCATGGCTGCCAAGGCAGTGTGGTGAGTTTCCGGTCCCTGGAGATCGCAAATGGGTGCAAGCACCCTGCTGGCAAAGATGCTCCTACCATTCAGCAGAGCCATCTGCTGGACAGCTCACTGAGGCTAGAGCCAGAAGCTAGAACCCTGTCAGAATCATGGCTCTTGTACTCACACCCAACCAGTAAGAACCGGAGGGTCGACCTAGGCATCTACCTCAACCAGAGCCCGTTGGAGGCTGCCTGCTGGTCCCGTCC
This window encodes:
- the NEU3 gene encoding sialidase-3 isoform X2, which encodes MEEPGSRSEVMEEMTSCSFNSPLFQQEDERGVTYRIPALLYVPPTHTFLAFAEKRSSSRDEDALHLVLRRGLRTGHSVQWEPLKPLMEATLPGHRTMNPCPVWEQKSGRVYLFFICVRGHVTERRQIVSGRNAARLCFICSQDAGYSWSEVRDLTEEVIGPEVEHWATFAVGPGHGIQLQSGRLIIPAYAYYIPYRFFCFRLPYKARPHSLMIYSDDLGATWHHGRLIKPMVTVECEVAEVTGKAGHAVLYCSARTPNRCRAEALSTDHGECFQKPALSQQLCEPPHGCQGSVVSFRSLEIANGCKHPAGKDAPTIQQSHLLDSSLRLEPEARTLSESWLLYSHPTSKNRRVDLGIYLNQSPLEAACWSRPWILHCGPCGYSDLAALEEEGLFGCLFECGTKRECEQIAFRLFTDREVLSHVQGDSTSPGRNSEPTQN
- the NEU3 gene encoding sialidase-3 isoform X1; translation: MWTHVYLPPVLAEVMEEMTSCSFNSPLFQQEDERGVTYRIPALLYVPPTHTFLAFAEKRSSSRDEDALHLVLRRGLRTGHSVQWEPLKPLMEATLPGHRTMNPCPVWEQKSGRVYLFFICVRGHVTERRQIVSGRNAARLCFICSQDAGYSWSEVRDLTEEVIGPEVEHWATFAVGPGHGIQLQSGRLIIPAYAYYIPYRFFCFRLPYKARPHSLMIYSDDLGATWHHGRLIKPMVTVECEVAEVTGKAGHAVLYCSARTPNRCRAEALSTDHGECFQKPALSQQLCEPPHGCQGSVVSFRSLEIANGCKHPAGKDAPTIQQSHLLDSSLRLEPEARTLSESWLLYSHPTSKNRRVDLGIYLNQSPLEAACWSRPWILHCGPCGYSDLAALEEEGLFGCLFECGTKRECEQIAFRLFTDREVLSHVQGDSTSPGRNSEPTQN
- the NEU3 gene encoding sialidase-3 isoform X3, which codes for MEATLPGHRTMNPCPVWEQKSGRVYLFFICVRGHVTERRQIVSGRNAARLCFICSQDAGYSWSEVRDLTEEVIGPEVEHWATFAVGPGHGIQLQSGRLIIPAYAYYIPYRFFCFRLPYKARPHSLMIYSDDLGATWHHGRLIKPMVTVECEVAEVTGKAGHAVLYCSARTPNRCRAEALSTDHGECFQKPALSQQLCEPPHGCQGSVVSFRSLEIANGCKHPAGKDAPTIQQSHLLDSSLRLEPEARTLSESWLLYSHPTSKNRRVDLGIYLNQSPLEAACWSRPWILHCGPCGYSDLAALEEEGLFGCLFECGTKRECEQIAFRLFTDREVLSHVQGDSTSPGRNSEPTQN